The Oryzias melastigma strain HK-1 unplaced genomic scaffold, ASM292280v2 sc00588, whole genome shotgun sequence genome contains a region encoding:
- the LOC118598441 gene encoding tripartite motif-containing protein 16-like protein: GLTYSSCFQRQQXFFRYSCPITLDPNTAFKHLLLSEENRKVTFMERPQSYSDHPDRFTDCSQVLSRESLTGRCYWEVEWRGSYVYVAVTDKNISRSGCESRFGSNNKSWALVCSPNRFSFLHNSIQTSISAPGSSRIGVYLDHRAGVLSFYSVSERMTLLHRVQTTFTQNLHAGLLWCDGSTAEFCKVK; encoded by the exons AGGCTTAACCTACAGCTCCTGTTTCCAGAGACAACAGNACTTCTTCAGATATTCATGTCCAATCACACTGGATCCAAACACAGCATTTAAACATCTGTTACTGTCAGAGGAGAACAGAAAGGTGACATTTATGGAACGACCTCAGTCTTATTCTGATCATCCAGACAGATTTACTGATTGTAGTCAGGTTCTGAGTAGAGAGAGTCTGACTGGACGttgttactgggaggtggagtgGAGAGGATCATATGTTTATGTAGCAGTTACAGACAAGAACATCAGCAGATCTGGATGTGAAAGTAGATTTGGTTCTAATAACAAATCTTGGGCATTAGTTTGTTCTCCAAACAGATTCTCATTTCTCCACAACAGCATTCAAACCTCCATCTCAGCTCCTGGTTCCTCCAGAATAGGAGTGTACCTGGACCACAGAGCAGGTGTTCTGTCCTTCTACAGCGTCTCTGAAAGAATGACtctcctccacagagtccagaccacattcactcagAACCTCCATGCTGGAC TGTTGTGGTGTGATGGATCCACAGCAGAGTTCTGTAAAGTCAAATAG